The following proteins come from a genomic window of Aquimarina sp. MAR_2010_214:
- a CDS encoding PorT family protein, translated as MIKNLDWKNNPTKFFYKLSENTEPKKGHINSIKEFGIINKSKYVRRKVDIDRSSENLKDLSTLRNPVFKEEQLFLKVLVEGKANLYRYGDGNLKRYFYKTDTSSIRQLIFKSYRTTNVQKGKNNRYKQQLLNILKCESISVKDLKNANYTKKELVNLFVKYNSCSDSAFINFEKKQKRDLFNLTIRPGIKNTSLSIQNVISYPDIIDFGSKLSFRFGVEAEFIMPFNKNKWALLIEPTYQYSKFEKIVDQQVINVDYKSIELPLGFRHYFFLNNNSRIFINGVFIIDLDMDSKINFEKDADLTIKTDGNLAFGIGYNYNQKYSLEMRYGSGRAILGDYTFWNSDYESLSVILGYTLF; from the coding sequence TTGATCAAAAATTTAGATTGGAAAAACAACCCTACAAAATTCTTTTATAAATTATCAGAAAATACAGAGCCAAAAAAAGGGCACATTAATTCTATCAAAGAATTTGGCATTATAAACAAATCAAAATATGTTAGAAGAAAAGTAGATATCGACAGATCAAGTGAAAATTTAAAAGATCTAAGTACTCTTAGAAACCCTGTATTTAAAGAAGAACAGCTTTTTTTAAAGGTTTTAGTAGAAGGAAAAGCCAATTTATATCGATATGGAGATGGTAATCTAAAAAGATATTTTTATAAGACAGATACCTCTTCTATTCGACAATTAATTTTTAAAAGTTATCGAACTACCAATGTTCAAAAAGGAAAGAACAACAGGTATAAACAACAATTATTGAACATATTAAAATGCGAAAGCATTTCTGTAAAAGATTTGAAAAATGCCAACTATACTAAAAAGGAACTAGTAAATTTATTTGTCAAATATAATAGTTGTAGCGATTCTGCCTTTATAAATTTCGAAAAAAAACAAAAAAGAGATCTTTTTAATCTAACCATAAGACCAGGGATAAAGAATACGTCTTTATCTATACAAAATGTTATTTCTTATCCAGACATCATAGATTTTGGCAGTAAATTAAGTTTCAGGTTTGGAGTTGAAGCTGAATTCATTATGCCATTTAACAAAAACAAATGGGCCTTACTTATCGAACCTACTTATCAATACTCAAAATTTGAAAAAATAGTAGACCAACAAGTAATAAATGTAGATTATAAATCTATAGAATTACCGTTAGGGTTTAGACATTATTTTTTCTTAAATAACAATTCCAGGATATTTATAAATGGGGTATTTATTATCGATTTAGACATGGATTCAAAAATAAATTTTGAAAAAGATGCTGATCTCACTATTAAAACAGATGGAAACTTAGCTTTTGGTATTGGTTATAATTATAACCAAAAATATAGTTTAGAAATGCGATACGGATCAGGTAGAGCTATTTTAGGTGATTATACTTTTTGGAATTCTGATTACGA
- a CDS encoding amidohydrolase, with the protein MKRLSLLLVLTVLLFSCKKPIEVDLLVINANVYTVEDTNPRAEAFAIKEGKFVAVGSNDEILKGYITANTLDAGGKTIVPGLIDAHCHFYGLGLQQQKVDLMGTKSYAEVLDRIVAFQKEKNVSFITGRGWDQNDWEIKEFPTKEKLDSLFPDIPVAVTRVDGHAMIANQKALDLAKITINTKVEGGEILQKEGKLTGVLIDNPMGLIGAVIPKPTVHEQIQALKDAEKINFGYGLTTVDDAGLSPEVITLIDSLQKIKELKIRMYAMVSNVPEYVDHYLKNGVHKTDKLNVSSFKVYADGALGSRGATLKQPYADKENHYGAMVIGNDEFKTLAKRLAGSPFQMNTHAIGDSANAVVIKTYYDVLQNKSDRRWRVEHAQVVAPEEFEALNNNLVMSVQPTHATSDMYWADERLGEERIKGAYAYKKLLEKTGRVALGTDYPVEHVSPFYTFYAAVARKDLKQYPEGGFQKENALSREETLKGMTLWAAYSNFEEYEKGSITAGKFADFVILEDNIMEIDEDQIPNIKVKATYIDGEKVY; encoded by the coding sequence ATGAAAAGATTATCCCTACTATTGGTTCTTACTGTATTACTTTTTTCTTGCAAGAAACCGATTGAAGTAGACTTATTGGTTATTAATGCGAATGTGTATACTGTAGAGGACACAAACCCAAGAGCAGAAGCATTTGCAATAAAGGAAGGTAAATTTGTTGCCGTAGGTAGTAACGATGAGATTTTGAAGGGATATATAACTGCTAATACTTTGGACGCAGGAGGAAAGACAATAGTGCCAGGGTTAATTGATGCACATTGCCATTTCTATGGTCTTGGATTACAACAGCAAAAAGTAGATCTTATGGGAACCAAGAGTTATGCAGAGGTATTGGATAGGATTGTAGCTTTTCAGAAAGAAAAAAATGTATCATTCATTACAGGACGAGGATGGGATCAAAATGACTGGGAGATAAAAGAATTTCCGACCAAAGAAAAACTAGATAGTTTGTTTCCTGATATCCCTGTAGCAGTAACCCGGGTAGATGGCCATGCAATGATAGCAAACCAAAAAGCATTAGATCTTGCTAAAATTACTATAAATACCAAAGTAGAAGGAGGGGAGATACTTCAAAAAGAAGGAAAACTTACAGGTGTACTGATCGATAATCCTATGGGGTTGATTGGTGCGGTTATCCCTAAACCTACAGTACATGAGCAAATACAGGCTTTAAAAGATGCCGAAAAGATTAATTTTGGTTATGGATTAACTACTGTAGATGACGCGGGATTGAGCCCCGAAGTGATCACATTGATAGATAGCTTACAGAAAATAAAAGAACTTAAGATCAGGATGTATGCTATGGTAAGTAATGTACCCGAATATGTAGATCATTATCTGAAGAATGGAGTGCACAAAACAGATAAGCTAAATGTTTCTTCTTTTAAAGTGTACGCTGATGGAGCACTGGGGTCTAGAGGAGCTACATTAAAACAACCATATGCAGATAAGGAAAATCATTATGGAGCTATGGTCATAGGTAATGATGAATTTAAAACTCTGGCAAAACGATTAGCTGGGTCACCTTTTCAGATGAATACCCATGCCATTGGCGATTCGGCCAATGCAGTAGTAATAAAGACGTATTATGATGTACTACAAAATAAATCAGATAGAAGGTGGAGAGTAGAGCATGCCCAAGTGGTTGCTCCCGAAGAATTTGAAGCCCTTAATAATAATCTGGTCATGAGTGTACAGCCAACTCATGCTACCAGTGATATGTATTGGGCAGATGAGCGATTGGGAGAAGAACGTATTAAAGGAGCATACGCTTATAAGAAATTATTAGAAAAAACAGGTAGAGTTGCTTTAGGAACAGATTATCCTGTAGAGCATGTAAGTCCATTCTATACTTTTTATGCAGCAGTAGCTCGAAAAGATCTAAAGCAGTATCCAGAAGGTGGTTTTCAAAAAGAAAATGCACTTAGCAGGGAAGAGACCCTAAAAGGAATGACGCTTTGGGCAGCATATAGTAATTTTGAAGAGTACGAAAAAGGAAGTATTACTGCAGGGAAATTTGCAGATTTTGTAATTCTTGAGGATAACATCATGGAAATTGATGAAGATCAAATTCCAAATATAAAAGTGAAAGCTACCTATATTGATGGGGAAAAGGTGTATTAG
- a CDS encoding RNA polymerase sigma factor: MEPIKINDYKTHKISDSDVIFRIHSGEKELYEILLRRNNQKLYRVIRSYIDDLTEIEDIMQNTYLKAYEKLHQFKHNSQFSTWLIRIGINETLARLKTKGKYLNLYKSENSVSNDFILEIPDAEQLNPEKKMIRQEAKQILEKTIDLLDVKYRTVYVLREAEGMSMAEISDCLGLTVSNVKVRLHRAKDMIREELYELSLDTDIFEFGFSKCDTIVDKVMKTI; the protein is encoded by the coding sequence ATGGAGCCCATTAAAATCAATGATTATAAAACTCATAAAATATCAGATTCTGATGTAATATTCCGTATTCATTCTGGAGAAAAAGAGTTGTATGAAATCTTGTTAAGAAGAAATAATCAAAAACTGTATCGAGTTATCCGAAGCTATATTGACGATCTGACCGAAATTGAAGATATAATGCAAAACACTTATCTCAAAGCCTATGAAAAACTACACCAGTTCAAACACAACTCGCAATTCTCTACTTGGTTAATACGAATTGGAATAAATGAAACTCTGGCTCGATTAAAAACAAAGGGAAAATATCTTAACTTATATAAATCAGAAAATAGCGTATCGAATGATTTTATTCTCGAAATTCCTGATGCTGAACAACTAAATCCCGAGAAAAAAATGATACGACAAGAAGCAAAACAGATTTTAGAAAAAACTATTGATTTATTAGATGTAAAATACAGAACTGTTTATGTTCTTAGAGAAGCTGAAGGTATGAGTATGGCTGAGATATCAGACTGTTTGGGGTTAACAGTTTCTAATGTAAAAGTTCGCCTACATCGTGCCAAAGATATGATTAGAGAAGAACTCTATGAACTCTCTCTGGATACTGATATTTTCGAATTCGGATTTAGCAAATGTGATACTATCGTAGATAAAGTAATGAAGACCATCTAA
- a CDS encoding bifunctional 2-polyprenyl-6-hydroxyphenol methylase/3-demethylubiquinol 3-O-methyltransferase UbiG: MNKDIFGKAIKDFYNKEYTEDIVVQANDFDDDHIPIPYLFRAYAEMPKIEQKALELSHGKVLDVGCGAGSHSLFLQNKQKLEVKAIDISEGAIEICKKRGVQHAIVQDIYDHTDATYNTILLLMNGSGIIGTMDHIDRFFTHIKTLLAPGGQILMDSSDISYLFQDEDGGFWVDASAGYYGEMQYKLKYKNQESEWFDWLYIDYNTLQNAANANGFLSELIIEGENSDYLARFTLA; encoded by the coding sequence ATGAATAAAGATATCTTCGGAAAAGCCATCAAAGATTTTTACAATAAAGAATACACAGAAGATATTGTTGTACAGGCAAATGATTTTGATGATGATCATATCCCTATCCCCTACCTGTTTAGAGCTTATGCTGAAATGCCAAAAATAGAACAAAAAGCATTAGAGCTTTCACACGGAAAAGTACTAGACGTAGGTTGCGGTGCTGGAAGTCATAGTTTGTTTCTTCAGAATAAACAAAAACTAGAGGTAAAAGCTATAGATATCTCTGAAGGTGCAATCGAAATCTGTAAAAAAAGAGGAGTGCAACATGCTATAGTACAAGATATTTATGATCATACTGATGCCACATATAACACCATACTATTATTAATGAATGGAAGTGGGATTATTGGTACTATGGATCATATCGATCGGTTTTTCACACATATTAAAACACTTCTTGCTCCCGGAGGTCAAATCTTAATGGATTCATCAGATATTTCCTATCTTTTTCAAGATGAAGATGGAGGCTTTTGGGTAGATGCCTCTGCCGGATATTATGGAGAAATGCAATATAAATTAAAATACAAAAACCAAGAATCAGAATGGTTTGATTGGTTATATATTGATTATAATACACTTCAAAATGCTGCTAACGCTAATGGTTTTCTATCAGAATTAATAATTGAAGGAGAAAATAGTGATTACCTGGCCAGATTTACTTTAGCATAA
- a CDS encoding YkgJ family cysteine cluster protein — translation MQEFIDQLPKLAKDKHNENKKFFAKLKKRTPKKLDHIMQELHDEEFSNTDCLECANCCKTTGPLFTDKDVERIAKFLRIKPRKFEEQYLRTDEDGDLILQQTPCTFLGVDNYCAIYEVRPKACREYPHTDRKKFQQISNLTLKNVAICPAAYNIVEKMKSKMPI, via the coding sequence ATGCAAGAATTTATAGACCAATTACCGAAACTGGCCAAAGATAAACATAACGAGAACAAAAAGTTCTTTGCTAAACTCAAAAAAAGAACACCTAAAAAACTAGATCATATCATGCAGGAGTTACATGATGAAGAGTTTAGCAATACAGATTGTTTAGAATGTGCGAATTGCTGTAAAACAACGGGTCCATTATTTACAGATAAAGATGTAGAGCGTATTGCAAAATTTTTAAGAATAAAGCCCCGAAAGTTTGAAGAACAATACCTGAGAACAGATGAAGATGGAGATTTGATATTGCAACAAACTCCATGTACTTTTCTTGGTGTTGATAATTACTGTGCGATATATGAAGTAAGGCCAAAGGCATGTCGAGAATATCCACATACAGATCGTAAAAAGTTTCAGCAGATATCTAATTTAACGTTGAAAAATGTAGCAATTTGTCCAGCAGCTTATAATATTGTAGAAAAAATGAAATCTAAAATGCCTATATAA
- a CDS encoding Lipl32 family lipoprotein, translating into MKTKILILLSIFALGTSVDAQAQKLKKFGGLTEKKIGPKTIKVPYTDIVTYLGYAAPGNEDEVKDGKKFYYIYVWVPAVAPELGIRMMSPVGKNKVKGATQSAAYTENAGSSDFFDTYITLERSDIISKDKISAEAAKSANWTVLERNDDSSEMPKQPSGSSYNSLLRYKSEVGDPLKALTAGLYRIGFTTYKTGEVKGTFLAQVAAPIKLPGVVMAKTIEELKKGL; encoded by the coding sequence ATGAAAACAAAAATTTTAATTTTACTAAGCATATTTGCTTTAGGAACTTCTGTTGATGCCCAAGCGCAAAAACTAAAAAAATTTGGTGGTCTAACTGAAAAAAAGATAGGTCCAAAAACTATAAAAGTACCTTATACAGATATCGTAACTTATCTTGGGTATGCTGCACCAGGTAATGAAGATGAAGTAAAAGATGGTAAGAAATTTTACTATATCTATGTATGGGTTCCTGCCGTGGCTCCAGAGCTTGGTATAAGAATGATGTCGCCAGTAGGTAAAAATAAAGTAAAAGGAGCTACTCAATCTGCAGCATATACAGAAAATGCAGGTTCTAGTGATTTCTTTGATACCTACATTACTTTAGAACGTTCTGATATCATCAGCAAAGATAAAATTAGTGCAGAAGCAGCAAAAAGTGCTAACTGGACTGTTTTAGAGCGTAATGATGACAGTAGTGAAATGCCTAAGCAGCCTAGCGGAAGTAGTTACAACTCTTTATTGAGATATAAAAGTGAAGTGGGAGATCCTCTTAAAGCATTAACTGCTGGATTATATCGAATTGGTTTCACAACATATAAAACTGGTGAAGTAAAAGGTACTTTCTTAGCTCAAGTTGCTGCTCCTATTAAATTACCAGGAGTTGTGATGGCTAAAACTATCGAAGAATTAAAAAAAGGGTTATAA
- a CDS encoding IS1595 family transposase, translated as MIPEDFRDFFISSSALVQSEIVSTLLEISTEGSALIDSNQSKAISCPHCKCNKIKANGKLKGVQRYVCNTCHKNFSETTGKFWYNLKKKDKVNRYLFCLLSGYSIRKSAKETGISIQTSFDWRHKLLVSFGSVSVDEFQGILESDDLFFAYSEKGNRNLDRPARKRGAKASKAGLSNEKVAVIASCDRSGNKDFKVATRGRISKSDLETILQGKLAKVETLCSDSHRSYTAFAKDKKVAHKKFNASKGQRAVDKIYHVQNVNNMDMRLRKFMEPFNGVATKYLQNYLNWFLVLEKIKNSTSKMATVAAIAFASNTAWMEFKNIVVNNMLFRT; from the coding sequence ATGATACCAGAAGATTTTAGAGATTTTTTCATTAGTTCATCGGCTTTGGTTCAATCAGAAATTGTTTCCACATTATTGGAGATCTCTACTGAGGGTTCAGCCCTGATTGATAGCAATCAGAGTAAAGCCATAAGCTGTCCTCATTGTAAGTGCAATAAAATTAAGGCTAATGGTAAGCTCAAAGGAGTACAGCGCTATGTTTGTAATACTTGTCATAAAAACTTTAGTGAAACTACCGGTAAGTTCTGGTACAACCTCAAGAAGAAAGACAAAGTTAATCGTTATTTATTCTGTTTACTCTCTGGATATAGTATTCGCAAGAGTGCCAAAGAAACAGGGATTTCTATTCAGACTTCTTTTGATTGGAGGCACAAATTACTTGTCTCCTTTGGGAGCGTAAGTGTGGATGAATTCCAAGGAATCCTAGAGAGTGATGATCTTTTCTTTGCTTACTCTGAAAAAGGGAATCGAAATTTGGATCGTCCTGCTAGAAAACGTGGCGCAAAGGCAAGTAAAGCTGGTCTCAGTAATGAAAAAGTAGCTGTGATAGCCAGTTGTGACCGATCAGGGAACAAAGATTTCAAAGTAGCTACCAGAGGTCGCATTAGTAAAAGTGACTTGGAGACTATATTACAAGGGAAGTTGGCTAAAGTAGAAACCCTTTGTAGCGACAGTCACAGAAGCTATACTGCATTTGCAAAAGACAAGAAGGTAGCACACAAAAAATTTAATGCTTCGAAGGGTCAAAGAGCTGTTGACAAAATATATCACGTACAAAATGTGAATAATATGGATATGCGTCTAAGGAAATTTATGGAGCCCTTCAATGGAGTGGCAACAAAATACCTTCAGAATTATCTGAATTGGTTTTTAGTCTTAGAAAAAATAAAAAATTCAACCAGTAAAATGGCAACCGTAGCAGCTATAGCCTTTGCTTCCAATACTGCCTGGATGGAATTTAAAAACATAGTAGTAAATAATATGCTTTTTAGAACTTAG